A part of Microbacterium terregens genomic DNA contains:
- a CDS encoding ABC transporter ATP-binding protein, whose product MSVLSVEGLRVSYANRSGHRNVVHGIDFEVGEGEVVALVGESGSGKSTTAHALLGLLPDGGRVEAGVIRLAELDIAGWSPTQLRGIRGAQVGLVPQDPGASLDPVRPIGVQVGEILRVHGERNRDLIRTRVLELLERVGLDDPVLRARQYPHELSGGMRQRVLIATAIALGPRLIIADEPTSALDATVQRRILDLIDDLRREQGTSVLLVTHDLGVAADRAQRVVVLKDGRIVEQGATAAILENPQDAYTKQLLADAPALAVDGFRRAPAPLFLRDAGAAAAENPHAIVAAGLVKQFTVRGREPFRAVDDVSFRVRRGTTHALVGESGSGKTTTARLVTRFLHPDAGSIELSGTDIAGLAGGELRRLRRRIQLVYQNPFSSLDPRQTIEKIIAEPLDNFREGTRRERGARVAALVDRVALPSDVLQRSARELSGGQRQRVAIARALAINPDVVVLDEAVSALDVTVQARILELLESLQQELGLTYLFISHDLAVVRRISSTISVMRRGRIVEEGTTEDIFTRPAHEYTRELLAAVPGRTEVAA is encoded by the coding sequence GTGAGCGTTCTGAGCGTCGAGGGGCTGAGGGTCTCGTATGCGAATCGATCCGGGCACCGGAATGTCGTCCACGGCATCGACTTCGAAGTGGGCGAGGGCGAGGTCGTCGCGCTGGTGGGCGAGTCCGGGTCGGGCAAGTCGACGACCGCGCACGCGCTGCTCGGACTGCTGCCGGATGGGGGTCGGGTCGAAGCCGGCGTCATCCGGCTCGCGGAGCTGGACATCGCCGGGTGGTCGCCCACGCAGCTGCGCGGCATCCGTGGGGCCCAGGTGGGCCTGGTCCCACAGGACCCCGGTGCGTCGCTGGATCCGGTGCGGCCGATCGGCGTCCAGGTCGGCGAGATCCTACGGGTGCACGGAGAGCGCAACCGCGACCTCATCCGCACCCGCGTGCTGGAGCTCCTCGAGCGAGTCGGGCTGGACGATCCCGTACTCCGTGCGCGGCAGTACCCGCACGAACTGTCCGGCGGGATGCGGCAGCGCGTTCTGATCGCGACCGCCATCGCGCTCGGTCCCCGCCTGATCATCGCTGACGAGCCGACGAGCGCGCTGGATGCGACCGTCCAGCGCCGCATTCTGGACCTCATCGACGACCTGCGCCGTGAGCAGGGCACCTCGGTGCTCCTGGTCACACACGACCTCGGTGTCGCCGCCGATCGCGCGCAGCGCGTCGTGGTGCTCAAAGACGGCCGCATCGTCGAACAGGGTGCCACCGCGGCCATTCTCGAGAACCCGCAGGACGCCTACACGAAGCAGCTGCTCGCCGACGCACCCGCGCTCGCCGTGGACGGCTTCCGGCGGGCCCCGGCCCCGCTGTTCCTGCGCGATGCGGGCGCCGCTGCGGCCGAGAATCCCCACGCGATCGTCGCGGCGGGACTCGTGAAGCAGTTCACCGTGCGCGGCCGGGAGCCTTTCCGCGCGGTCGATGACGTCTCGTTCCGAGTCCGCCGCGGAACCACGCACGCCCTGGTCGGCGAGTCGGGTTCGGGCAAGACGACGACCGCCCGTCTGGTCACTCGCTTCCTTCATCCCGACGCGGGAAGCATCGAACTGAGCGGGACGGACATCGCGGGACTCGCCGGCGGCGAACTGCGGCGCCTGCGCCGGCGGATCCAGCTCGTCTACCAGAACCCGTTCTCCTCCCTGGATCCGCGTCAGACGATCGAGAAGATCATCGCGGAGCCGCTCGACAACTTCCGGGAGGGCACCCGCCGGGAGCGCGGAGCGCGCGTCGCGGCGCTCGTCGACCGCGTCGCACTGCCCTCCGACGTGCTGCAGCGTTCCGCGCGCGAGCTGTCCGGCGGACAGCGTCAGCGGGTCGCGATCGCGCGTGCGCTGGCGATCAACCCCGACGTCGTCGTCCTCGACGAAGCGGTGTCGGCCCTGGACGTCACGGTGCAGGCGCGGATCCTCGAGCTGCTCGAATCGCTGCAGCAGGAGCTCGGGCTGACGTATCTGTTCATCTCCCACGACCTCGCCGTCGTGCGCCGGATCAGCAGCACGATCTCGGTGATGCGCCGCGGACGCATCGTCGAGGAAGGCACGACCGAGGACATCTTCACCCGACCCGCCCACGAGTACACGCGCGAGCTGCTGGCGGCCGTGCCCGGACGAACGGAGGTGGCGGCATGA
- a CDS encoding ABC transporter permease: MTAPVLPTDTDLEAARRVEESATVTDPIALDAGADADRPLRRASTARLFAVARRPSWTLILACAVVAIALLWAVAPWLFTAYDPIDGVPADKLLPPSAAHWFGTDAIGRDLYARVVHGAIHSLSGALIAVTVGLVAGTLLGGVAGSVGGLLDDVLMRIVDVLLSIPGLLLSLSIIILLGFGTVNAAIAVGIGSVASFARLARSEVVRVRRTDYVEAAFGSGGTFFTVLRRHVLPNSLTAVIGLAALQFGTAILAISTLGFLGYGAPPPTPEWGLLIAEGRNYVATAWWLTTLPGLVVLVVVLSANRISSSVGRSGR, from the coding sequence ATGACCGCACCCGTACTGCCCACCGACACCGACCTCGAAGCCGCGCGCCGCGTCGAGGAGTCCGCCACCGTCACCGACCCCATCGCCCTGGACGCCGGTGCCGACGCAGACCGGCCGCTCCGGCGCGCGTCGACGGCCCGCCTCTTCGCCGTCGCGCGACGCCCGTCCTGGACGCTGATCCTGGCGTGTGCGGTCGTGGCGATCGCGTTGCTGTGGGCGGTCGCGCCGTGGCTGTTCACCGCCTACGACCCGATCGACGGCGTCCCGGCCGACAAGCTGCTCCCGCCGAGCGCCGCGCACTGGTTCGGCACCGACGCGATCGGGCGGGACCTGTACGCGCGGGTCGTCCACGGGGCGATCCATTCGCTCTCGGGGGCGCTGATCGCCGTCACCGTCGGTCTGGTGGCCGGAACCCTCCTCGGCGGAGTCGCGGGGTCGGTGGGCGGCCTGCTCGATGACGTCCTGATGCGCATCGTGGACGTGCTGCTGTCGATCCCCGGCCTGCTGCTCTCGCTCTCCATCATCATCCTGCTCGGGTTCGGCACGGTGAACGCCGCGATCGCCGTGGGCATCGGAAGCGTGGCATCCTTTGCGCGCCTGGCCCGCTCGGAGGTGGTCCGCGTCCGCCGCACCGACTACGTGGAGGCCGCGTTCGGCAGCGGGGGAACGTTCTTCACGGTGCTGCGCCGTCACGTGCTGCCGAACTCCCTCACGGCGGTGATCGGGTTGGCCGCACTGCAGTTCGGCACCGCGATCCTCGCGATCTCCACCCTCGGCTTCCTCGGATACGGGGCTCCGCCTCCGACACCGGAATGGGGACTGCTCATCGCCGAGGGGCGCAACTACGTCGCGACGGCGTGGTGGCTGACGACTCTTCCAGGCCTGGTGGTGCTCGTCGTCGTGCTGAGCGCCAACCGCATCAGTTCATCTGTGGGAAGGAGCGGCCGGTGA